Proteins co-encoded in one Thamnophis elegans isolate rThaEle1 chromosome 1, rThaEle1.pri, whole genome shotgun sequence genomic window:
- the DEPDC7 gene encoding DEP domain-containing protein 7: MATVKEKAAALNLCAVYSPANRPPGFSLAQRPFGATYVWSSIIHALQTQVEVKKRRQNLKCYNDCFIGSNAVDVVYAHLLQNKYFGDTDINRSKVVRVCQALMDYKVFEAIPTKVFGKDKRSVFEDSSCSLYRFSNARNQAESLCGRQHGHFVQQRQEKRLLLDTSSVRSESLEDLLENLSLKPVNSPQVHPSSHLSRQVINEVWGEQTIARLLQLIDLPLLDSLLKYHKIGSQFPQTKQEPEHSITNNYLDREILKAFGDAQADEWLSAAIDCLEYLPDAMVVEVSRSLPNRPDQVQVGKLLLFDTIGRYYSQKKEPLLSHVPEIHLGIAELLVNGKTDQALEAIQLYLKLLDSHAREEFRKLLYFMAVIAQNSELKLQSESENRMIVKRMFSKAIINNKTLSKGKTDLLILFLVDYQKDVLKISGTLHKMVSDKLLAIQRGTDSSLNIGYTFCQRLDECEYHFIAKKTTEEELVSLLKTIDEDSSLSAKERKKLLDQFYTSNPTIFLQYFGERDVPVCNGRLDF; this comes from the exons ATGGCTACGGTGAAGGAGAAGGCGGCAGCTTTGAATCTCTGCGCGGTGTATAGCCCCGCCAATAGACCCCCAG GCTTCAGCTTGGCCCAGAGGCCATTTGGAGCCACTTATGTATGGAGCAGCATTATCCACGCACTTCAGACCCAAGTTGAAGTGAAAAAACGACGTCAGAATCTGAAATGTTACAATGACTGTTTTATTGGCTCCAATGCAGTGGATGTTGTCTACGCCCATCTTCTCCAAAACAAATATTTTGGTGACACAGATATTAATCGGAGTAAAGTTGTGCGCGTGTGCCAGGCTTTGATGGACTACAAGGTGTTTGAGGCTATTCCCACCAAGGTCTTTGGAAAAGACAAGCGATCTGTGTTCGAGGATAGCAGCTGCAGCCTCTACAGATTCTCCAATGCAAGGAATCAAGCGGAGAGCCTCTGCGGGAGACAACATGGCCATTTTGTACAGCAAAG acAGGAAAAAAGATTATTACTTGATACATCATCAGTGAGATCAGAAAGTTTGGAGGATCTCTTAGAAAACCTGAGTCTAAAACCTGTTAATTCTCCTCAAGTACATCCATCCTCACATTTGTCTCGTCAAG TGATTAATGAAGTTTGGGGAGAGCAAACTATTGCCCGTCTCCTGCAGCTAATAGATCTTCCATTGCTTGATTCTTTACTTAAATACCACAAGATTGGATCCCAATTTCCACAAACAAAGCAGGAACCTGAACATAGCATCACAAACAACTATCTTGACCGAGAAATTCTGAAAGCTTTTGGTGATGCGCA GGCAGATGAATGGCTGTCTGCAGCAATTGATTGTTTGGAGTATCTCCCAGATGCGATGGTGGTTGAAGTAAGCCGCAGTTTACCTAATCGGCCTGATCAAGTGCAGGTGGGGAAACTGTTGTTGTTTGATACTATTGGGAGGTACTACAGCCAAAAAAAGGAACCATTGCTAAGCCATGTGCCTGAAATCCACCTGGGAATTGCTGAGTTGCTAG TTAATGGAAAAACTGATCAGGCTTTGGAAGCCATTCAGCTCTATTTAAAATTATTGGATAGCCATGCAAGAGAGGAATTCAGGAAACTGCTTTACTTCATGGCCGTGATAGCTCAGAATTCTGAACTTAAGCTACAAAGTGAG AGTGAAAACAGGATGATTGTGAAAAGAATGTTCTCCAAAGCCATAATCAATAATAAAACATTATCTAAAGGAAAAACAGatcttttgattttatttctagTGGACTATCAGAAAGATGTTTTAAAG aTTTCAGGGACGCTACATAAAATGGTCAGTGATAAGCTTCTGGCTATACAGAGGGGCACAGATTCCAGTCTGAATATTg GATATACTTTTTGCCAGAGGCTTGATGAATGTGAGTATCATTTCATTGCCAAAAAAACTACAGAAGAGGAATTGGTGTCTTTACTAAAAACTATTGATGAAGATTCCAGTCTCTCTGCCAAGGAACGGAAGAAGCTGCTAGATCAATTCTATACTAGTAATCCAACTATCTTTTTGCAGTATTTTGGTGAGAGAGATGTTCCTGTGTGTAACGGTAGACTTGACTTCTAA